acatattaacactctctctctctctctcactctcacacatacatacatacatacatacatacattatatatatatatatatatatatatatatatatatatatatatatatatatatatatatatatatatttttactgaGAGAATGAACATATAGCAAACTACGTACTACTAAAAACAAGCTACTTTTACTTAAAATTCCCAGTTATAATACATCTTGATAACTTGTACAATAAGGCACTTCAAAATTGAAGAACATTCTTCTCGATATTCCAGTGTTCTCCTGAACAAATCCTAAATATGACGAACACAAACATTGAAATCATGTCAAATTCAAGAGAAGCCTAAGCAAAGAAGACAATGGTATATAAATCCGGTCCTGGACTTTGTAATAACTTGTAACTGATGAAATGATGTAATTTGCCTTAATCTGTCATGACACATGTAGGACCTGGACCTTGTGCACTGTGACTGGAGTACCTCAGTTTTAAATGATCCAGCTATGTCACTGCTGAtcttgctggggtttttttttttagatgcaaCTAATGCAACTTTAAAGGTGTTACAAAAAAATGAATTCTGAGTTTCAAATCTAGATCTGCAATcctgaacacacagcagaacttGTCTTTGATGTATTTTGTTTGCAGTACTGATCAGTTTAGCGTTTTTATAAGCAAATGTCCAACGAGGGTGTGGGATCCCCATGCATACCTGCGCACTAACCCCAAAGAAACCTTGAAGAGAAGCCCATCTGCTCCAAACACACCCATCCCGTTGGCCCGTCCACAGCTGTCGATACACACCAGCTCTGGTTCCATGTCTTTATTTGCAATAGCGAACTGAGAGTACACCAGATCCCCCacctacaaaacaaacaaaaacatcagatcAGTAAACAAGTTCTGCTGCAGGTCTTAAAGAACACAAAACACGCCTGTATTGCACAATGCTACACTGTTTGTAAAGCTTAAACTGTTATAGCAGCATGTTACATCGCACCGGGCTACTACGACGGTACCTGGACGTTGGGTCGGTTCCTTTTCGTGGCTCCCTCAAACGCCAAGTAGGACAGCGACGCGAGCTCACTGCCTCCCACGTCCACTTTAAAGGAGTCTCCTGACTTCGCCGTTACTACACCAATCACGCTCTCCCCCTTAGCTGGAACATACTGCAGAAAATCGGGCAGCAATAGCATCCATGTCGCTGCTATTTAATTGCGAAAACTAGTTAACGTAAGATGATGTGGGATTCGTACCCGCTTTTGTTGAGAATCTATCCAGTAGAGATTGGGTGATCTGTGGCGAAGGATGCCACTCTTGGACACCAGGATTTCGTCTCCGTTACGTCGAAGCCCTGGGCCGCATATTATCTTTTCAGATTTAACTGTATTGTTCTCCACATCTGACAAGTCCAATGAGAATACGTCTCCTGGTAAAACTACCTCGCCGACTTTGTCTTTAAAACAAGAAAGAATGCTGtccatgctttaaaaaaaaaaccgcacAAATCCTTAACGTTTCCTATGCCCACGTGAACGATGATCAAGGTGAAAACAACTCTAGCAAGATTTCCGGTTGGGAGAAAAACggatttttcaaaataaaagccagttAGTACGCGAAACTGACCGCACAGTTCATAATGCTATTTAATAGCAATTTCCAGAAAGTACGTGCATGGCAGTTTAGCAATCACGTAACAGATGCAAAGTTATTTTGGAAAAGCAAAATAATCATATTTCTATATCACTCACCATTTGTTTAACAATGGTTTATTTTAATAGTTGTTGAGgattgtgaaatgtgaaatctTTATACTATTCACatgaacaatatatatatatatatatatataaattgtatatgtaaataaagaATATAGAAATTAATAAAGAAAGGTATATTAAATACGTCTAGGTTTTCCTCTCATTATTATAAATTTAGCTACTGTAGGTCTAACCCTAGTTAACAGAAACAGCTCTATCCAGCCCAGTATCATCTGCTCCATAGTGAAaatttcttcctcatgctctaaaGGCAATTCTGATAATATTCCAAGTCTTCTTAACCATGGAGTTCCAGTCACTTAATAATGGAATTCTGTCAGACTAAACATTAGATCATGAGAGCATCTGTTGCTCAGTTTCTGTGCTTCATCAATCATCTTTTTTGGATTTGAAGACAACAAAAGATTATCTGACATTACTAATGCTTCTGTGCTCTTGCATCTGACCAATTTACGAAGGAATATAAACAAATCAGGTTTACTGGTCTATGACCATTTGTGCTATGCCTATGCTATTTATAGCCTTCACTAAACATGCAATGATCAAGCAATCAAGACTGATACAAATtaaacttttatatttatacttagaaacatttattaattagaaacaccttgcATGCGCACAATTACAATCCATCTGCTGTCATGCACAATTTATGTTAGCCACAACTATTCAGCACAGGACTTCTGCTGGATGGACAACCTCTTTCAGCACTGACACCTACAGCAGTGGTACCACTGCTGTGCTTACTCATACCAGTGTCAGACCGACTGTCATGCCCATACCGCGTGTTAAAGTGTCTTGGATCTTCCACTCAAATCTCTGGTCATtggtgctgtggtcagaaactgggTGGCAAATTGTGAGAGCAATTGATAGATGTCAGTCTGTAAAATACCCCTATAAATAAGATGAGTTGTATCTAATACGTGGTCAGTAAGTGTCGGTGCAAGGTATGTATTTCTGGggaaaaaatgcaatatttaaacatttataattatttaaatggtaTGTAGTTGATCTATTTTTTAAAGCGAGCTTCTGGTTGCATTTTGAAATGTCGGAAGCGCTCGAGTTACATTTCCGGTTCATTGCTTCTCGACGCTGAGATaaaatctagctagctatctaacgTGTTCCCTCCTACAGGCTGAAATGAGCAGAGCTAATACATGTCATTGTGTGAAAGGTGAAATGTGATGACACGAAAGCAGCCCTCTCAGAAGGAAGCCTGGGACTAACAGCTAACTAATGGATTCGGAAGTGTCCGTGATGCTTCACTGTGGTCCCTCGAGTGGGCTAGAAGAACATCAAGTACACGCAGAGATATCGACACGGTAGAGACATCACATTTGTGCTCAATAGCCAGAATATGAATGAGACTCCACATATCAAGTGTAACTGCTGAACCGTCACTAAGACGTGCTTGGCCGCGAATGTTTGTAACATCTTGTGTATACTGTCTCCAGGTTCAATCGCCGTAGTGTTGATGAGATGGAGAAGCACATTGAGGCAGTGTGGAATGAGAGGGTATCCAGAGAGCCGTGGCTTTTCAACGGGGCTAAATTCAGACTGCACGCCGCCGAACTCTCCACAACACTTCAGGATACTTCCAAACCGTACTGTAACACATCACACCAAGCAGCCACACCAACTTTAACCCGTGAAACCGCTAAGGGTGGAACACAGCACGGAGACCATGCGGCTTCTGACCTTATGCCTCCTCGCCGTGTTGAGAGAGAAGGGGCTTCTCTTGCAGAAATACACACGCCAGGAGTGAACGCAGAGTGTAAGAAAAACGACAGCGCTAGCGAGACCACAGAAACCCTCCGGAAAGATCTGAGCACACTGTCGTCAAAAACCACCCCAAAGCCGCCAGACATGCTGCTCAGATTACAGCTGGGTTTGACTAGTTACAAAGACTTCCTAGGGACCAACTGGTCACGGGAGGCTGCAGACCTCCAGCAGCGTGGAGAGGTAGAGTTCAGGGACCCTCAGACCTTCCTGGCCCAGCCTCTTGGGGTCGGTGCGGTCTTGGTAACCTCCGACGGGTACGTGGTTCTGTTGCGGAGGAGTCGGAGAGTAGCAGAGGCAGCAGGTCTCTTGGACATACCTGGCGGACACCCTGAGCCTAAGGTGAGACGGAGGGAGCGTGGAACGAGATGGAGTTCATCGCTCAGCTCTGCCGCTTTGGCTGTGATCCACAGCCTTGTTAATTGGTACATAGACGAACACGGTTTCAAAACCAAGATAAGTGAATAGTGGAGTACTTTACTGGAAGGTCCCTGCAGGTTTCAATCTGAAATTTGCCCTCAGGCTGTGTGTCAGGGGGTGTGTGAAGAGGCCATCAGCATCAACCTGTTGAAGGGCCGTGAGAGGGCTGTTGTTGCAGAGatcttttcttctgtgtgtgtggaggtcagaGATGAGGTGTGTATATGCGCTTCACACAACAAGCACTGGGCAACTTTCCTCTGGATGATCACATTGTGAGATGATGACTAGTGCAGGGTGTCACCGACTGGGTGGAGTTGAATTGACTTAATCGATCCCTTCTTCAAAAGGATGAACTCTTTATGAACTCTCTCACACCTGCAGGTGAATGTTCCACTCGGCTATCTGAGTTCACCTGCTCTGATGGGAATAGCGCTAAACCGCACCAGCGCAGGAAGGCCAAGCGCAGAGTTCTACATCAGGTACACCGCCCACACAAATCCAGAAGGTCAGAAACGTGCCGGGATCCAGCTACACATGGAGTTGAGAGTGGAGTTTTCAGGGTTAACCCTTGTTTCGGACCAGGTGTTCTTTGAGCATGGAGGAAGTGAAGGATTTTTACTGGCGTGGAGGTCCTGAAGCACACGAGTCAACAGATATAGTGTTTCTGAGCAGAGCGGTAGGGTGCATCTCAATGGCTCTATATTCACTGCTAAACTAGCCCCATCACGTAATTAACTTGCAGAACACTATAGTTTTCACAGTTTACAGGGCTCTCCCTCATaagcatttatttgatttttaaattgatGGCCATTTAATGAATGTCATTGTGTTGATTGCAGGAGATGCTACAGTTGGATGAGAACGCTTCCTTGTGGTCAGAACTGTGCCCCTCAGCCAAAGGAGCGGTGCTGTTGTATCAACTAGTGAGACCTGATTGTTTAATATAGATGTAAAGTAAAAATGCAGAACTGTTGCACAGGCCAATTAAAAGGCACAACATATAGAATATTTCCATTAAATTACCTTTATGTTCAGTCAGATGAGCAGGTGTTAAAGGCTTTTACCAAAGTGGCCTAAAAGGGcatttgtaaaaacattaaGTTGATGctccatttaaatttttttttttttttaatagttttatttttttacatgttaaGTTAGAATTCACACATACTGCTTGAAATAGTGGacatgaaatgtgaaattgtttttaatgacaAATATAATTCAGATGCTCATTACAGACAGTCAATAAAGTTCCAGTTCATGACAGATGGCTAAAATTCTTTACTAAAACCTACTCTAAAAACCTCCAGTCTCCAGTATAGTACAATTGTAACTCCATTTTCACCCAGTATTAAAAGTTAAGGTCTTTTCAGTaggaaaccttttaaaaattttGCAGTCAAAACAGGAAATTTCATGACTAAAGCCCTTTTGTTTAGTCTTGTATTTTAGAGTCCGTTTACAAAAGGAGTAAATGTTtgaattataatttttttcccGATAACCATTTAATGCACTATTGAAAATGACAGCATCAGAAACCATAATACATTTGTAACTTGTGTGGGGCCACAGAGGCATCTTAAATATGGAAACTGCAGAAGGCTTCCATGGGATTCTCTTAATTTTCACCAAAAACCTTGATTGCTGAAATAATATTCTTGGTTGCCATAGTAGCTCTGATTTTGGTCGCTCACATTCCActgcaaggagagagagagagcacacatgcCACTGGTCTTCATCACACAGGAGGAGGATGGAAAGACTAAGCTAAgtgatggatgtgtgtggtTGCCAGGTGCTGCATTTTGATGGTGCAAGCTGAACTCGGCCTCACCTCTACGGGGCAGGGCTGGTAGTAGCCCCTGTAGCGGTGGGGATCGCTGCCATAGCCGTATGactgcgtgcgcgcgcatgggTGCAGCCcctagaagagagagaggggttcaCCATACTCCTTGGAGCAGGTCATTTGTAACGGTAATGGAGGCCGTGTGCGTGGCATGTTCAGAGGGGACTCACAGGTCGTTTCTGGTGCCCCCATTGCGACTGCTGAGCATACACGTGTCGGTGGTACGCGTTTTGGCTCTGTCCTACAAAAGCGTAGCCACTGGCTTTGTAAGTGTCCAAATTCACTTTTGAAAACCAGATGTTGCTGATATTTGTCTTGAATGTTAGTTTTAGTTACTACAGTAGTGGTTTGGGTAGCGACTGTCGTGAGCGTGATCTACACCCCCCCTCGCCGCAGGCCGTGTGGGTTACCGTGAAGCTGCGGGCGGCCACTTCGTTGTTTCTTGCGTTTGACAGGCGGCGGCAGTGCGTGTCTCGCCTCCTCTTTGTAGTCTGCCAGGAGCTTCTGTGCTTCTTTGTGACCGAGCTCCACAAACAACACCTCCTCCAGGAGGTCCCCATTCTCCGGGAGTGTGAAACTCACTGCAATGACATGGACAGGCGAGAACAACCAGACACGTCGTATAAATTAAAGTGCCTTGTTTCTACTTTTTGATAAAGGCTTTCATGTCAATTTAAGTGAGTTTATATCTGAAACCACTGCATCTAGCCCACAAAAAGAGCCACTAACCCACTGTCATGCATGCTTTGTTGAACATTGACCCTGCAGAGGTTAAAGGTGTAAGGAAGGCTTTGACACTTTCAGTCACCCTTATGTAAAACTGCTCCAAACTATGGCTCCAGACTCTGACTGCTGACTCAACTCAGCTCAGCTCAAATGTTTTAGGAAAAGTTGAAAGTGTTCCAGCAATTCCTGtggtggttcagtggttaaggtactgaactagtaatcagaaagttgccagttcaagtcccaccaatgccaagttgcctctgttgggcccctgagcaaggacgCGAGGTCAGAGCCCTGCTCTAACCTGTGGGTAGTAGAGTGGACAGGGGGCTGACCTTTGCTCTTTAGCAGAGATGTTTCGGGCACCACCGTGCCCTCTTCCTGCTGTTGCTGGCAGAGACGCCTCCTCCACTCCTGGTCAGAGGGGACGACCACTACTGCTTTCCTGAGGTAACCACGGAAACGCAGCATCTTGTGTCTCCGTGCAGATGGGTAAATGTTTGCCTGGGTAACAGGAGAACGGGAAGGTGCAAAAATTGTGGCAACGTGAACTTTTATCCACACCAACATCTAGTCAATgatgttaaattattattaagggCAGTAACTTTCTTTCCAGTAAAAACCATAAATCAGGTACATTGTGGGAGCAGTGTAACCATGACGCTTCTGCAGCTTTGTGACAACCCATAATTTCTGCCTCAACTAACGTACAGTCACCACGGGGATGCAGGCGTTTGCAAGCATGCAAATCACGTCTGCCCTGCTGACACCTGCATCGGAATTCAGTGAGTACCGGAGAGGCTCTGAGTCACTATACCTCTGTGTGAGGCAATGCTAAAATGCCTTGGGAAAATccaagaaaaaaggaaacaggcAAAAGGGAGACACGCTTTCTAAAAGGCACAGACGAGCTGATGTCAGCCTGGTCTTATCTCCAGCAGGCACCGAGGGCCCTTGGCTCCCTGCTGCTGGATTAGAACCAAAGAAAGCAacgtgtgtgtaagacagagaacAGACTACTGACGGGCCAAAATGGAACATCAGATTACACCGTCATAGGAGAAGATCTGGGTTTTTAATACTGGCAGCTCTGTGAACACCTGCTTAAGGTTTCTGCTTAAATGTGCTTATAAAAGAACATCTAGCCCACAAAATGTctccgcgcgcgcgcgcacacacacacacacacacacaaaccgcatGATCTGTACAAGGTGTTTTCTTTGCCTAGCCTAGCCCAGCTTGAAAAGTATACAGCTAGATGACATCTTGACAAGATACATAATAATCTATActtgtaccacacacacacacacccccacacacaaacaaccaatcACCTGGTCCAGGATGAAGTTCCTTTTCTGGTTGGGTGCTATCTGGATGAGGTGAGAGAGGCACCGCGTGGCCTGTTGTAACATGACCTCCTGGGCCTCCGAGTTTGAAAGCTGTAGGAACCGAGAACAGGACAATTACTAATACTCATTTTAAACCATTTACACCACAATTGTTcgacgtgtgcgtgcgtgcttgtgtatGAGTGGACAGTGACAGAGGTGTTTAGTTATGTGCAGAGTGGTTATGGATCTGTAAAGGATTTAGAAGAGTTGTATCTGATGCTATTGGTAGTCAATAGGGTAGTTAGTGGGGTAAGAAGTTAATGAGCATTTTAAGCAGGTGGAGTTCAGAAGCACAGAGGTAATCTGTTGATACGTAACCACTGAGTAGGTTTACCCAGTGTGTGGTGCTAATGTTTCATCCTTCTTTTGGCATTGGTTCAGACTGTAATCTACGTTACGTTACATTCCCAACACAAAATAAACTCAAGTCAGTTCTGTTTGGGTTCAAGGGTGTATTATCAGAGATGCTCTGCGTAGCCCCCACCTTCATACAGCGAAGGATGAAGTCTGTGCTTAGAACATTGTAACGTTTCTCTGGGTTCTTGGCCATGTGGTTCTGAACCCAGTGGCTCTTCCCGGAAGCCTGCATTCCCACCATCAGCAGCACCTGgagtggagggggaggagcctggGATGAAGGCGCTGCCGCCAATCAGAAGGCGACACATGAAAGGAAAACGAGCGGCATGGGTCTGCGATGTTCAAGAGCACGCTCGGTTGGTGCACGGTTTGTGCGAGTTGGCCTCCTCACCACACATTCTCAGCCACCCGTGACCCAGTAGTGACCCTGACacgttaaaagaaaaaaacgaaACACCAGGAGCACTGCCAGGGCCAACACCAGCTGATCTACTACTAGGTCTCTCTCACGCCAGTGTGATGATGCTGTACCGAGAAGAGTCCTCCACCCAAATATTACATTACAGCTCACTGGTCTACCTGCTCCACCAGATGACCTACCTGAGGACAAATTTTTTACTCTGGTTGACTAATTGCGAACACCAATAAACGGGCAGCAGTTCGTACGTTTCTTAGACAGGCGTGGCTAATAAAGACGCCAGTGGGCGGAGGTATGCGGCAGACGCTGTGGTGATAGTGGCTGGTGGGTGTGTGCCTTACCTCACACTCCCTCCGGTGTGGAGGGGGCACAGGGCCGCGGGTCCTCAGCGTGGGAGGCAGGGTGGGCAAAGGGCAGTACCCGGGAGGCCCGGCATACCACATTGCCCCCTGCGGGTCCAGGTTCACGGAAACAGAGCAGTTCTTGCACAGGACGTGCGGGTAGAGGGCTCGGCCCGCGAGGGAGGCGGGTCCGAGGCGAAAGGCCACGCCCAGCGAGCGCCCGTTTTTATGAAAGGAGAGCTCTGCCTGACCGCCTTCGCcaatgaactgagagagagagagagagagagagagagagggatgatcCGAGTAAACACATCCGCGCGAGCAGTTCATCATGAAAACCACAATACAGCCTGTGactgtttatatgtatgtgtcagATTAACAAGAAATTAAGAGGCAACTGAGATTCTTTACGTTATCCGCTCCAAGGCCGGTTTAGTCCCAGTCCTGAAAAACTACTCCCATCCAGCAGGTAGCTAACAAAACCTTGCATACCGCATAGCAACCGATGACGTCACCCTCTGAGAAGGGCTCGCCGAACTCCTCTGCCCTTCCCCCGCTCAGGGCTACTCCTGCTCCATCCAAACCAAAGGagagctcctcctctcctgagacagaccacacccacaaacaacaCG
This region of Electrophorus electricus isolate fEleEle1 chromosome 2, fEleEle1.pri, whole genome shotgun sequence genomic DNA includes:
- the si:ch211-107m4.1 gene encoding heterogeneous nuclear ribonucleoprotein U-like protein 2 isoform X2; translation: MLSEIKTLKVAELRAELQKRGLDSKGRKADLVTRLTSAVQAGTEPITSAQDNPLDGGNAPEPSCQNNTISTQVIGPSGSSWKVLADHQAQLEGSGPGPQAAPSPLSYVDKSTQTEHDSTVHTCCCSSKRFAESNPFEPSEKRLWQQLTTNGNVNNKGDGRPESQQSDARVQAEGPGSVTSSLVSQPASPAKDNEQYNGDLHFAVGADGSSGQPLLWEKFPLLRSGCRLTHGFTRGKVGFEVKFVERLSAATIDTLSDHEPCVLRVGWSVEDSGLQLGEEELSFGLDGAGVALSGGRAEEFGEPFSEGDVIGCYAFIGEGGQAELSFHKNGRSLGVAFRLGPASLAGRALYPHVLCKNCSVSVNLDPQGAMWYAGPPGYCPLPTLPPTLRTRGPVPPPHRRECEVLLMVGMQASGKSHWVQNHMAKNPEKRYNVLSTDFILRCMKLSNSEAQEVMLQQATRCLSHLIQIAPNQKRNFILDQANIYPSARRHKMLRFRGYLRKAVVVVPSDQEWRRRLCQQQQEEGTVVPETSLLKSKVSFTLPENGDLLEEVLFVELGHKEAQKLLADYKEEARHALPPPVKRKKQRSGRPQLHGQSQNAYHRHVYAQQSQWGHQKRPGLHPCARTQSYGYGSDPHRYRGYYQPCPVEWNVSDQNQSYYGNQEYYFSNQGFW
- the LOC113575590 gene encoding exosome complex component RRP40, with the protein product MDSILSCFKDKVGEVVLPGDVFSLDLSDVENNTVKSEKIICGPGLRRNGDEILVSKSGILRHRSPNLYWIDSQQKRYVPAKGESVIGVVTAKSGDSFKVDVGGSELASLSYLAFEGATKRNRPNVQVGDLVYSQFAIANKDMEPELVCIDSCGRANGMGVFGADGLLFKVSLGLVRRLLSPQSEIIKDLEKLFPFEMVVGLNGRVWVKANGIQKTLIVANLLESCENMTPQQRQALFKRVAEGSL
- the nudt22 gene encoding uridine diphosphate glucose pyrophosphatase NUDT22, whose product is MDSEVSVMLHCGPSSGLEEHQVHAEISTRFNRRSVDEMEKHIEAVWNERVSREPWLFNGAKFRLHAAELSTTLQDTSKPYCNTSHQAATPTLTRETAKGGTQHGDHAASDLMPPRRVEREGASLAEIHTPGVNAECKKNDSASETTETLRKDLSTLSSKTTPKPPDMLLRLQLGLTSYKDFLGTNWSREAADLQQRGEVEFRDPQTFLAQPLGVGAVLVTSDGYVVLLRRSRRVAEAAGLLDIPGGHPEPKAVCQGVCEEAISINLLKGRERAVVAEIFSSVCVEVRDEVNVPLGYLSSPALMGIALNRTSAGRPSAEFYIRCSLSMEEVKDFYWRGGPEAHESTDIVFLSRAEMLQLDENASLWSELCPSAKGAVLLYQLVRPDCLI
- the si:ch211-107m4.1 gene encoding heterogeneous nuclear ribonucleoprotein U-like protein 2 isoform X1, giving the protein MLSEIKTLKVAELRAELQKRGLDSKGRKADLVTRLTSAVQAGTEPITSAQDNPLDGGNAPEPSCQNNTISTQVIGPSGSSWKVLADHQAQLEGSGPGPQAAPSPLSYVDKSTQTEHDSTVHTCCCSSKRFAESNPFEPSEKRLWQQLTTNGNVNNKGDGRPESQQSDARVQAEGPGSVTSSLVSQPASPAKDNEQLPCRVPDPPETEVDRKEACRTVGQPRSERGRDYYEFKEEIQYNRAKTPEPGPVSDDEMEVEGDEVRLDPYNGDLHFAVGADGSSGQPLLWEKFPLLRSGCRLTHGFTRGKVGFEVKFVERLSAATIDTLSDHEPCVLRVGWSVEDSGLQLGEEELSFGLDGAGVALSGGRAEEFGEPFSEGDVIGCYAFIGEGGQAELSFHKNGRSLGVAFRLGPASLAGRALYPHVLCKNCSVSVNLDPQGAMWYAGPPGYCPLPTLPPTLRTRGPVPPPHRRECEVLLMVGMQASGKSHWVQNHMAKNPEKRYNVLSTDFILRCMKLSNSEAQEVMLQQATRCLSHLIQIAPNQKRNFILDQANIYPSARRHKMLRFRGYLRKAVVVVPSDQEWRRRLCQQQQEEGTVVPETSLLKSKVSFTLPENGDLLEEVLFVELGHKEAQKLLADYKEEARHALPPPVKRKKQRSGRPQLHGQSQNAYHRHVYAQQSQWGHQKRPGLHPCARTQSYGYGSDPHRYRGYYQPCPVEWNVSDQNQSYYGNQEYYFSNQGFW